One stretch of Bacteroidales bacterium DNA includes these proteins:
- a CDS encoding T9SS type A sorting domain-containing protein, which produces FLCSYVFNEIYEEWRFDTNWVTDPDMVSYDLFSETPTQINNEGWYRMIKGFAHSFDECIYPQVLAQNVPAGELRGNFYVFYNLDQMPGDALTQHDNNPQYGTYEDNTIIMWASSMDFGDPNFPEIKLGIEQHGTTKQLLDVYPNPASNMVNITVEETVNCVIYNMAGQTVAKQVLTPGNNIINIQTLKSGVYFISAGNNNAKLIVE; this is translated from the coding sequence TTCTTATGCTCTTATGTATTTAATGAAATTTATGAAGAGTGGAGATTTGATACCAATTGGGTAACTGATCCTGATATGGTTAGTTATGACTTATTCTCAGAAACCCCAACTCAAATTAACAATGAAGGTTGGTATAGAATGATTAAGGGATTTGCACATAGTTTTGATGAATGTATATATCCGCAGGTATTAGCTCAAAATGTACCTGCAGGCGAATTAAGGGGTAATTTTTATGTTTTCTATAATTTAGATCAAATGCCCGGTGATGCTTTGACTCAACATGACAACAACCCTCAATATGGTACTTATGAAGACAATACTATCATTATGTGGGCATCCTCTATGGATTTCGGAGATCCTAATTTCCCAGAAATAAAATTAGGCATTGAACAACACGGTACAACAAAACAATTATTAGATGTTTATCCGAATCCCGCCTCCAATATGGTTAATATTACAGTTGAAGAAACTGTAAATTGTGTTATCTACAATATGGCAGGACAAACTGTTGCAAAACAAGTTTTAACACCGGGAAACAACATTATTAATATTCAAACATTAAAATCAGGTGTGTACTTTATTTCAGCTGG